AACCGCGGGCTTTTAATGCCCGCGCTAAATAAGCCAATACCCACACAAAAACGCTTAGTTTTCTTGGACACAACGAACCGAAAACCCGTACGCCCGGTCCCCAACACGATCCTTTGTTACAGAATTCTCTTCGAAGTACAAGTAGGTTCCACGGGTACCATTGGGAGTAGACGACCAGTAGTACCCGTCCGTGCCAACGCTACTTAAGCCTACTCCATTAGAACTACGCTTACCGGTTGCAGGGTACCAGGAATTGGCAACACTGGGAGAACGACCATTTGTATCCCAAGTATATGCAGGATTATCCCATGAACTAAAAGCAGACGAAGGAGGAACCTTCCAACCGGCAGGACAAGGATCGTAAACCGTTTTGGTGATTCCCCAAAGCACATCATTCCGTTTCGTACTACTACCAAGGTACCAATCATAAGGAGAAGAAGAGCTATAATAAAACACATCCGGATTACGAATGACTACGATCAGGTTATTAGCCGACCCGGAAGGAGTAGCGGTACTGATCGAAGTAAAAGTCGCACTGCCCGAACCACCCGAATAAAGTGTTTTTAAAGTAGCGGAACTAACATCACTTGATCCTACAAAGGGATCCTTGCGCCCCCATTGATACAGCAAACCCAATGCACCCGCACCGCTCTTGGTGTCATTTAACGCACCTAAATTACGGTCCATAAACGTGAAACCGTTATACATATCATTCTCGCTCTGAGGATCGTAATTCGTCACCCAAACATGCCAGCTCCAAAGAACATTGTCACTACCATCTTTGATATAAACCACCGCATTACCTTCGGCAGTAGCGTTCGAAGCAGTCACTTCCATCACCCCGTTACCGGTATCCGTAACAGCAATATCTAATGCAGAATTATCACGCCAAAGCACTACCGGAGTCCAGCCTGTGCTCACATCCGCCAACTGCTCGCCCAGATCGCTCTGATTGGCACGCTTAACAGGAATCAAGACCGAACGACCCGGTTTGAGCAAATAAGTATTCGCTGCCTGACTCTTTGTAACACGAAGATCACCCGTAGAGGTACCGTCCAAATCGGCAGTTAAGGTATATTTCGTATTGCGTTTAAGATTATAGTCATTGAACTGGTCACCACCCAGATAAAAGTTATAGGTGATCTCATCACCATCCTTATAGCCAATCAGCTGGATGGCGGTGGCATTGTCAAGCCCCGCTTTGAGCTTAGCATCCGTGGCGGCGGTATTAGCCCCCACACCACGGCGGTTATCAGGAAGGTAGAAGGTCAGCGAACCCGCCGTGGCATTCGCCACATCGATAGCTTCCCGATCAAACATCTGTGTAGTCAGCGTATCGGTAGGGAAGTTGGTGTCGTTGGTATCGTCCGCATCCATGTTCTCCGGATTGATGTACGGATACATATAGCGGGGCACACCGATCAGGCGAGCCTCTTTAAGCACAAAACCGGAGGACATATTGCCGGTCACTGTATAGCTAAAATCCACCCGCGAAACCATATAATCCAACGTCACCGTGGCACCGCTCTTAAAATAATCGGGAATAGCCACCCCGGGAGCTTCTCCGAACATCGGCAGGTAACCTGCCGAAGGAGTGATGGAGGCTTCGTTGGTAATAGCCAGGTTGTAATTCTTAAAAGCAGTTTCCGTGCCAAGAGTCTTGCCTTTATAAGCAGCTTCGCCCACATTCGCCACAAAATAGATGTTCGCACTCGTAGCCTTGGAAAGATCAAGGTTCAGGTTACTGGCATCTACCGTGCTTAAGTACTGACCCCGCACATAAGTACCATCCACATATTCGAACACCCAGAGGTTATCGATCACTTTTTCGGCAGCATCCGCCAAAGCCGTCACAGAGCGAGTCACCTTAGCAACCGAAGAAGAACCATCAGAAAGATTCACCTGCCGCATATCAGAGGGTTGCAAAGAGAGGCTAACGGTGACTGTTTCACCGCTTGCCGGCAAACCGTTATCGGCTTGATCCTGGGAGCATGCCCCAAAAATCAACAACGCGGTCGCCAAATAAATGAACTGTTTCATTCTCATTGTCTTCATTGTTTAAGAGTTATTATGTTTATTCATTTTTAGTTTTTATTCTTCAAATAAGAGAGGGCATGCCAAGCCTAATTGCCACCCATGCCACCCATGTTGTTGGTTTTAGTATCCCAGGGTGTAGCCGTAGTGGTATTAGGAGCATCCGTACCGGTAGTGCCCCAGTTCCAACTGCCCGTGCTCCAAGCGCTACCACCAAGGGTGTTATTGCCGTTACCTTTGCCCATATCGGTAAAGTACCAAGGAGTATTAACTGTCCAGGAGCCAGTGCTAGTCAACGTGTTGGGAGAATCGGTAGCAACATTACCGCCATTCCAAGAGCCCGGCTTCCAACCACTATCACCGATCGTGTTATTACCGTTGCCTTTACCCGTATCGGTGGTATTCCAAGGGGTAGTACTGCTCCAAGAACCGCTGCCCGTGATCGTGCTGGGAGAATCAGTGGCAACATTGCCGCCGTTCCAAGCCCCCGGCTTCCAACCGCTATCACCGATCGTGTTATCACCGTTACCTTTGCCCGTATCCGTAGCATTCCAACTACCGCCATCGCTCCAGGCACCGTCATTGGTTACCGTACTACGATGGTCAGTGGCAACATTGCCGCCGTTCCAAGACCCTGAGTTCCAACCGCTATCACCGATCGTGTTATCACCGTTGCCTTTGCCTGCATCGCTAGCATTCCAACTACCGCCGTCGCTCCAGGCACCGTCGTTAGTTACCGTACTACGATGGTCAGTGGCAACATTACCGCCGTTCCAAGATCCCGAGTTCCAACCGCTATCACCGATCGTGTTATCACCGTTGCCTTTGCCTGCATCGCTAGCATTCCAACTACCGCCATCGCTCCAGGCACCGTCGTTGGTTACCGTACTACGATGGTCAGTGGCAACATTACCGCCGTTCCAAGATCCCGAGTTCCAACCGCTATCACCGATCGTGTTATCACCGTTGCCTTTGCCTGCATCGCTAGCATTCCAACTACCGCCGTCGCTCCAGGCACCGTCGTTAGTTACCGTACTACGATGGTCAGTGGCAACATTACCACCGTTCCAAGACCCCGGACTCCAACCGCTATCACCGATCGTGTTATCACCGTTACCTTTGCCCGTATCCGTAGCATTCCAACTACCGCCATCGCTCCAGGCACCGTCATTGGTTACCGTACTGCGCTGGTCAGTAGCAACATTGCCCGCTCCCCAAGAGCTCCCGTTCCAGTCACCAAGGTGAAGGACATTGCTATCACCTGTTCCCAGATCACCCGTGCTCCAAGCACCGGGGGAAACAGCCCAAGAAGCTACCAGGATTGTATTATGAGTACCTGTACCCACTACTCCCGAATCCCAGCCGTCCGTGCTCCAGTCGCCAACCGTAACGCCGATACCTTCATCACCGCCCAGATCGCCGCTCGTGTCCACACCGTTCCAATCTGTCACCTTAAGAGTCAGATAAACCTTCGGGTCGGTGAAAAGCACCGTGAAAGCATATTTCTTTCCGGGAAGAAAAGGCATGGCAGGAATCTCAGCCGAAAAAGTAGATTCGGTACTACCGTTAGCCAGAACATAAGCAGTGATACGGAAAGTAGCGGACTTCTTAGGAAGAACATAACCCAAAGCAGTGTATTTATCGTTAGCGGTAACTTCCGTGATCGCAGCCACCGGAACATCCAGCGCACCGTCAACATCCGAAGCCGAGGTATCAATACCCGTATCACCAAGCGTGTACAGGTAAGGACTATGGCTAAGAGAGCTGAAATTCACCCCGCTCTTTGCCGGATCGGGCGTGATAGAAAGTACCGAAGTGGATCCCGCCTCCCGCTGAAGAGTCAACCTGATAGCTGAGTATTCCAAACGAAAAGCGCCAAAGGCAAGACTCGCCGTGGAAGAGGTCAGTTTCTGCTTGAGCGAGGAGACTTTGAAATCTCCCGTATAGGAGTTCTCCAGATCAAAAGATTTCTCACTACCATCCGCAAAGCTATGCAGCGGACTCACCGCATAAAACTGATAGGTCAGATTAGAGAGCAAAGCCATCGGCTGACCGTCATCAGGAACAAGCACCCCGGAAGCATCCGTGGTGTACTGCTTGCTCAAGGTACAGTGTGTGGATTCAGTCTCATTCGTTCCATCAGTAGTTACTTCATAGGCATAAACAGTTACTACCGTTCCTTCTGAGAGTGCAGCCGTAGAACGCGTTCCGGTACTTACCGAAAGCGAAGGCACCCGGAAACTAACAGCGGTATAACTACCCTCAAGAGGAAAGTCATCCTGCTCATTCCGGCACGAACCAAGCGGAAGCAGCAACACAAGAACCAACAGGTAAATGAGTTTATATATTTTCATTGTCATTCTTTTTTTCAATAGTTACTACCGAACATCCATCAGATGCCGGTATAGATCACATCATCATAGGGAACCTCTTCCCATTCGTCGGTTTCCACATCCGTAGGAGTCACCTCCTGACCGTTGATCACCACCGAGGCCTGATAGTTCACACCCGCCTCCAACCCGGTATAAGTGGTCGTGCTAGCCGTTAAGGTATAACCGTCCACCACAAAAGTCAGCGTAAGACCCGAAGAGAGCGTGCTCGCAGGAACCAAACGGAAATAGACAGGCGTATCCGAATCCGTTGCCGTGGAAGCAATCCCCGGAGTAAGGGTGACAGCACCTGCCACCTGACCCGAATAAACACCCGTGGACAGATTCAACGTGCCCGAGCTGTAAAGACCGTCTCCACTCAGAGTGATGCTGCTAATAGCACCCGTGCCCTGATAACTGCCCCGACGGATGTTAAGCGTAACACGCGCGTAGGCATGATCCAGCGTGAAACTGACCTCACGGTTCAGCGTGTTAACCGGACCGGCAAGAGTGGTGCTGTAGCTGAGATCAGTAGCCGTATCATACGCTCCCGAAGTAAGCGAAACAGCCGTATAGTCACTCAAAGAGACGGCATAGGGAGCATAAGCACAGATCAACGCATCAGCCGAGTGAAGACGAATATCCTCGCCTACGGCGCCCCATGCACCAGCGGCATAAGCATACTCCTTATTGGCCTGCAAGGTGTAACCATCCGAAGTGGAAGTCTGGAAAACACCGATCGAACCCGAAGTGAGCTCGCTCACCGAGCGAGTAACCTCTACAGGGGAGGAAGCAGAAACCACATGGAGCGTGGACCCACCGCCAGCGGAAAAATCACCGCTATCCGAAGAGGTACAGCAAGAAAGCAAGGCGCAACAAAGAAGAGCGCACAGAACAGCTCCCTTGCCAACTACCATACAAGCCCATTCTTTCAATCTCTTGAATCCCGTAAATCCTGTTAATGGCTTATTCATTTCTTTATTCACTTTAATTCGTTACATGTTCGTACCAAAAGGCACAAAAAATAATAAAACCGGAAAGCGTTGCCGGAGCGTCTCACGACGCCACCGGACAACTGGAGATGAATATTGAAAAGTAAATAACTCTTCAATCAAAAAGTCTCTTAAAAAAACAATGCGCATACTTTACTCAATAACCGGTTCAAGAGGGGTAGCCAAGCTCGTATCATCAACCCAGTCGGTGATGTCAACCTTGGTGATCTGCAAGCCTTTACCCTTGATCGTTACGTTGATTTTATAGTTCGTGCCCGCGGCAAGGGCTTTCAAAGTACCCGTGCTGAAACTCGTGTCAAGGGTGGTACTCATCAAGTTACTATCCACCGTAAAGGAGATCTTGGTCAAATCATCCAAAGCGAGCACCGGAACCATCAACACGCTCACATCCTCAGGAGTAGGCGTAGTGGCGTCCGCAATACCGTCATAAACAGCGGTAGTGGCATCCACACTGATATTCACAGCTCCAAGAATAGCCTCGGTAAGAGGATCAGTACCCACGGCCGCATAGTTACCGTCAGTAATGTTCAAAAAAGAAGAAGCGATGATTTTGCTATCGGGATTTGTTGCATCTTCAAGTTTGACATTGGTGATGGCGCACGTACCCGCATAACTCGGATCGCGAGTGATGCTGAAGGTGATCTTGGCATAAGCATGATTCATCGTCAGGGCGATCCCATTGTTCTTATTGTTCAAAGGATCTGTGTTGTAAATACTATAACTCAGATCCTTGCTGCCATCAAGCAGGTTCTCTTGCGAAATCAGTGCCACAGCGGTGGCATCCGTTACAGTGCCAGCATAGGGATAGTAAGCGCAAACCTGCGCGTTGTTATTGTTCAGGTAGATCACATCCGCAGTCGTGGCTTCACCCCACTTGGGAGTATTGGCAGCCGTATAGACGTACTTTACGTTGCTATTATCTGCGGCAACATAACCGCTGCCCGCGTCATCCTTGAGGAACATGCCGATAGCGGCGCCATCCGTGGTTAACTCGGTTGCAGCACGCGTGGCGAAAGCGTCCATAGAAGTGGAAGAAACAGAAAGGGCTTTGGTAATACCGTTGTCTTTATTATCTGCAGGATTATCGGTATTCGAGCAGCTGCACAAAAGCGCGCAGACTGCTGATATATAAATTAAGTTCTTTTTCATTTTATTCTTTTTTAGGGTTATTTCATTTGTGATTTCTCTTTGATCTGGCTGCCCTTAATTCATATCAACAGGAGCACCCGAGTTTACATCCACAGCGTTCCAGTCAACAATAGAGACCGTGGTGACTTCAAGCTCTGTACCGCTAATCAACAAGGTGTAGGTATAGTTATTACCCGCCGCCCAGGCAGTGGCAGAATTAGGAAGAGCCGGAAGGTCGGCAGTCATCTCTTTGCCGTCAACCGTCGCGGTAACGGTCAGGTCAGCAACGGCAACAGGAATAACCAGACCGTAAGCGGTAACGGTAGTGGAAGCGGTCGCATTGTAATCGTTAGCATTCACACCCGTAGCGTCCGTGAAAGAGATAGGACCAACAGTGACAGCACTTGTGGTAAGGGTGCCGTCGCTCACCTTGATGGTAAAGCTACCCGAAAGCGGAGTAGCCGGAGTGCCCGCTTTGGAATCAATCTTGATGGCGGTGATCAGACCCGTACCCCCATAACTTTCAGCCTTGTTCACCACAAAGGAGAGTTTGGAAAGCGCGTGGTGCATGTAAAGATCCACCTTATTGTCATAAGATACAGGAGAAGTGCCATCCGTGGCCGCATTGCTGGCAAAAGGCCAGGCACCGTAAACATAAGGATCACCCGCGGTACCCGCGCCACTCGTGGCAGCGCCCGTGCCGTACATGTAATCCATCTGGTTCGTACCGTCGAAACTGGCTTCAGAAGCTGCAAGGGTAGCGTCGATGGCGTCGCTGCCATCACCTACCAGAGTAACGGGATTGGTCACAGCAGTTGACGGATAGAAAGCATAAACCGTGGCCGTTTCATTGGTAAGGTTGATCTTATCGGCAGCGGCAGCAGGGCTTACCCACGTAGTTCCGTCAAAGGTATAAGCAGCCACCTTGGAGGTGTAACCCGTACCGGTGATAAACACACCGATGGCATCACTTGTGGCAAAAGCAGTACCCTGCTTCAAAGCGCGGGTGCCCACACCGGAAAGAACATTTACCGATACACCCAATTCTTGGGTTTGAGAAGAGAGAACGGGAACTTTTTCATCATTGGAACAACTTGCAAGCACTGCGGCGGCAAGAGTGGCTAGAAGAATTGTTTTTTTCATCTTTAATTATTTTTTAATTTCTATTCGTTTTTTTCTTTATAATATGGGCTTATCCCCTTATTTATTTATTGCACATCGGCGCTACCGGCAGCTACATCACCCCAGGCAACAATGGAAACGCTGTTAACAATCAGTTCGGTACCCTTAACGGTAATGGTATAGGTGTAATTCTTCTCATCCAGCCATTTGTCCGAGCTGTTCAGGGCATCAGAGGGAAGCGCCACCGACATATCCTTACCGTCGATGGTAAGCGTCAGGGTGATGCCCGAAGTATCAGCTAAAGGAGCGACCAGAGCGGCGGTGGTAACAACAGTGGAAGGGGTAGCGTTATAAGCATTGATGGTTAGGTCGGAGGGACCGGTAACGGTCAACAGATCAGAAGCGGGGGCTCCGCTGATCACGCCATCCGACACGCTCATCGTTAACGCCCCGGTCTGGAACTTGGGAGTGCCTGCCACCGGAGCAGCAGTCGCCAAAGTCAATTGGGACAAAGTGCCCGTACCCACATAAGTAACGTCTTTGTTAACTACAAAGGAGAGTTTGGAAAGCGCGTGGTGCATGTAAAGATCCACCTTGTTGTCATAAACAGCAGGAGTGGCAGCGTCATCATCAGCGTCGGCATTACTCGCCTTGGCCAGAGGGTAGTTGTAGGCAGGAGTTCCTGAACCGTCACCCTCACGCGTGGTGGCATACATGTAATCAGCCACATCCGCCCCATCAAACTGTTGTGTAGGGGGAATCGTTACATCTATAGCCGTGTAATAATCCCCTTGCGTGTCGTCACTGCTATTGGTGATGGCACCCGCGGCATAGGGATAGAAAGCATAAACCGTAGCTTCCACATTGGCCAGATAGATCTTATCTGCATCGGCGGCGGGAGAAGTCCAAACCCCTGTAGGGTCAAGCGGACAGGTATAAGCCGCCAGATGAGGAACATAATCCGTGCCTTTGATAAACACACCTATCTGATTATTCTGGACAAAAGCATCCGTCAAAGCACGGGTGGAACCCGAACCGAAAATACGGGTATTCACACCCAGTTCAGAGCCCTGAGATACGGCGGGCAAATCCTTGTCATTACTACAGGAGGCAAACATCAACGAAGCCAAACCTGCCAAAATCAGTTCTTTTTTCATTTTACTTTTTTTTACTTTTAAATTAAGGTTACATTCTCTCTTTTTTCAGCTTTTATATCCTCATATTTTTAAAATTCCATCACTATTTTTCTTTCTTTTGGAGCGGAAAGAGCCGCATCCTGAATGCTAAACTCAATTTGCTCAGGTTTAATCAATGAACCTCTCCCTCTCCAGCGTTGACCTGGTCACGAGCCTTGATGGTGATCTCCGAAAGAACAGCCTCCTGATTGAGAATCTCTATGCCCACATCAATTTCAACATCTAACTCAACAGTATTTATATCCTTGAGCCGATCGGTAATATCCACATTGATAAATTGCGTGCTACCCCCACTCATAGCAAATTCGATGTGAAGGACATTCTTCTCTTTAGGGTCCTTGCCAAAGAAAGAGACACCGCTACTAAAGGAAGAAGAGACCTTTTCAGTGGAGAAAAACAGCTTCCCGTTATCATCCACCAAGTCACCCGAAGAAAGATACGCCCCGGAAGAGAAACCGCTAAGGTTGCCCGAACAGCTCTTGATCTGGTCGTCATATTCGCCTGTTTCAACCCGGATCACAGCCTGACGGATAAAATTACGAGGAACCATCGTAGCAGAAGACGAGTCTGCCTCCAACACCGTGAGTGTGCCAAGCCCCACACCGTAGCAATGGGAGGGCTGGCGCAAATAAGAGGAAGCACGCGTATAAACAGGGGCGGAAACCCGGGCGGATTCATAAGACTTTAGACCCTCATGCTGTACATGTTCGGCATCCGTATTATAAGCCAAGACCTGATAGGTGCCCGCAGGAAGACTCCCGTTAAAGCCCGAAGCATTCGCATCACGGGTGAGAATCAACCCTTCAGAGGAGTAAAAATAAAGTTGCATCCC
This is a stretch of genomic DNA from uncultured Bacteroides sp.. It encodes these proteins:
- a CDS encoding fimbrillin family protein; this translates as MKKTILLATLAAAVLASCSNDEKVPVLSSQTQELGVSVNVLSGVGTRALKQGTAFATSDAIGVFITGTGYTSKVAAYTFDGTTWVSPAAAADKINLTNETATVYAFYPSTAVTNPVTLVGDGSDAIDATLAASEASFDGTNQMDYMYGTGAATSGAGTAGDPYVYGAWPFASNAATDGTSPVSYDNKVDLYMHHALSKLSFVVNKAESYGGTGLITAIKIDSKAGTPATPLSGSFTIKVSDGTLTTSAVTVGPISFTDATGVNANDYNATASTTVTAYGLVIPVAVADLTVTATVDGKEMTADLPALPNSATAWAAGNNYTYTLLISGTELEVTTVSIVDWNAVDVNSGAPVDMN
- a CDS encoding fimbrillin family protein, with the translated sequence MKKELILAGLASLMFASCSNDKDLPAVSQGSELGVNTRIFGSGSTRALTDAFVQNNQIGVFIKGTDYVPHLAAYTCPLDPTGVWTSPAADADKIYLANVEATVYAFYPYAAGAITNSSDDTQGDYYTAIDVTIPPTQQFDGADVADYMYATTREGDGSGTPAYNYPLAKASNADADDDAATPAVYDNKVDLYMHHALSKLSFVVNKDVTYVGTGTLSQLTLATAAPVAGTPKFQTGALTMSVSDGVISGAPASDLLTVTGPSDLTINAYNATPSTVVTTAALVAPLADTSGITLTLTIDGKDMSVALPSDALNSSDKWLDEKNYTYTITVKGTELIVNSVSIVAWGDVAAGSADVQ
- a CDS encoding DUF5119 domain-containing protein; this encodes MKNKLVYNLIGFLVFVFFCFCGCTRRSLEEVKPVSNVSINFNWKNLATDEELPSGMQLYFYSSEGLILTRDANASGFNGSLPAGTYQVLAYNTDAEHVQHEGLKSYESARVSAPVYTRASSYLRQPSHCYGVGLGTLTVLEADSSSATMVPRNFIRQAVIRVETGEYDDQIKSCSGNLSGFSSGAYLSSGDLVDDNGKLFFSTEKVSSSFSSGVSFFGKDPKEKNVLHIEFAMSGGSTQFINVDITDRLKDINTVELDVEIDVGIEILNQEAVLSEITIKARDQVNAGEGEVH
- a CDS encoding fimbrillin family protein — protein: MNKPLTGFTGFKRLKEWACMVVGKGAVLCALLCCALLSCCTSSDSGDFSAGGGSTLHVVSASSPVEVTRSVSELTSGSIGVFQTSTSDGYTLQANKEYAYAAGAWGAVGEDIRLHSADALICAYAPYAVSLSDYTAVSLTSGAYDTATDLSYSTTLAGPVNTLNREVSFTLDHAYARVTLNIRRGSYQGTGAISSITLSGDGLYSSGTLNLSTGVYSGQVAGAVTLTPGIASTATDSDTPVYFRLVPASTLSSGLTLTFVVDGYTLTASTTTYTGLEAGVNYQASVVINGQEVTPTDVETDEWEEVPYDDVIYTGI
- a CDS encoding DUF4906 domain-containing protein is translated as MKTMRMKQFIYLATALLIFGACSQDQADNGLPASGETVTVSLSLQPSDMRQVNLSDGSSSVAKVTRSVTALADAAEKVIDNLWVFEYVDGTYVRGQYLSTVDASNLNLDLSKATSANIYFVANVGEAAYKGKTLGTETAFKNYNLAITNEASITPSAGYLPMFGEAPGVAIPDYFKSGATVTLDYMVSRVDFSYTVTGNMSSGFVLKEARLIGVPRYMYPYINPENMDADDTNDTNFPTDTLTTQMFDREAIDVANATAGSLTFYLPDNRRGVGANTAATDAKLKAGLDNATAIQLIGYKDGDEITYNFYLGGDQFNDYNLKRNTKYTLTADLDGTSTGDLRVTKSQAANTYLLKPGRSVLIPVKRANQSDLGEQLADVSTGWTPVVLWRDNSALDIAVTDTGNGVMEVTASNATAEGNAVVYIKDGSDNVLWSWHVWVTNYDPQSENDMYNGFTFMDRNLGALNDTKSGAGALGLLYQWGRKDPFVGSSDVSSATLKTLYSGGSGSATFTSISTATPSGSANNLIVVIRNPDVFYYSSSSPYDWYLGSSTKRNDVLWGITKTVYDPCPAGWKVPPSSAFSSWDNPAYTWDTNGRSPSVANSWYPATGKRSSNGVGLSSVGTDGYYWSSTPNGTRGTYLYFEENSVTKDRVGDRAYGFSVRCVQEN
- a CDS encoding fimbrillin family protein; translation: MKKNLIYISAVCALLCSCSNTDNPADNKDNGITKALSVSSTSMDAFATRAATELTTDGAAIGMFLKDDAGSGYVAADNSNVKYVYTAANTPKWGEATTADVIYLNNNNAQVCAYYPYAGTVTDATAVALISQENLLDGSKDLSYSIYNTDPLNNKNNGIALTMNHAYAKITFSITRDPSYAGTCAITNVKLEDATNPDSKIIASSFLNITDGNYAAVGTDPLTEAILGAVNISVDATTAVYDGIADATTPTPEDVSVLMVPVLALDDLTKISFTVDSNLMSTTLDTSFSTGTLKALAAGTNYKINVTIKGKGLQITKVDITDWVDDTSLATPLEPVIE